In Colletotrichum higginsianum IMI 349063 chromosome 1, whole genome shotgun sequence, the DNA window AGACCCAGCGCAAACCTTTCTCAACTCGTCAGCCAGCGGCTTCGGGCTGATGTGGTATGGTTCCAGCCCGGACACTGCAGTGACAGTCTTGTTTCCGCTCCTTGTCTCGAGGGTGATGCGAATCTTTGGCGGCGACCCGCTTCTGGCCTTGACGCTGCCGGGGTCTGTCCCGTTCCGGACGATCGCGTACGATGTGGACATGCCGCTCAAGACCCTGTCGATGAGAGTATCTCGGGCCACAGTGCccttggcgagggcgtcctTGTCAGCTGATCCAGAGCCAGTGAATACGCCGTTGGCGAGTATCGGGTTGAGCTTAACGATGCGCTTGTTTGTCTCGGACACCAAGTTCTCGCCTTCGATGTAGGCAGTCACCGCATTGCGTACTTCTGACTGGGTGAAGAGCGACTTGGAAGCGGAGTCGAAGATGGGTTGCAGCTTGGATGTGGGCTTGAAGTATGAGACAATCTGCAGCTTCTGTCCAaccgcgtcgtcgccaccaACATCGACCTTGCTCGTAGCCTTTTCTCCCCTACCAAGTGATGTGCCACCAgccgtctccttcttggGTAGGCGATACGGTTTGAAATCAACAATCGCGGGGTTCTCGAACTTGACTTCCGTAACAACCGTCTCCTGACCTTTCTCTTTGCTCTTGAGCAGCCCCTCTTTGTCGAGGCTCTTGATGAATTTCTTGATGTTCTTCCACGATGTCTTCTTGATTTGCAATTGCTGCGCCTGCCGTGGTGTGTGCGCGGGCAAAAAGGGCTGAATCAGGGTCGACATGACATAAGACTGGGACAGTGGGAAGACGAGACCGTAGTTGGGCGGCGAGTTTGACGACTTGTGCTGGTGGATGCCGAAAAGGAATGACTTGCGGAATGCCTCATCGATCTCGGGTTGTGTGAAGTCGGGAATAACATCGTCTTCGGGTGGTGCTGCCgggccggcatcgtcggcggtAGCGTCATCTTCAAGAGAAACTCCTCCATCCTCATCCGGACCATCCAAAGACAGCCCGCTCAAGCTCTCAACCAGTCCTCGCGCCTCCAGCACCTTCAACCATCCCGCAATCTCCTCCGGAGCCCTCCTGCCCGGCTTGTTGTCGATGCTGAAACCCCACATCTCGTCGTCAGCCCAGTGCAGATTCTTGACGGCATGTCCCTTTGCACCCCGCACGTTCTGCAGTGCGCTGACGTCGATCTCGCATGCTCCCACAGCCACGGGCACCGACGGGTTCTCCAAGCTcgcaacggcgacgacggcacccttcttcgccttgtCGGGGAACGGAGGCCCGCCGAACAAGCCAGGAGTCATCAGATCGGCGCCCCCCTGAAGCTTTTTTACGACGATGCCCGGGGTGTGGAGAAGCGGGACGATATCCGGATTGGCCCAGAGGGTGTACACCGTGGGGTAGACGATGCCTTCCATCTGGAACCACAGAACGCGGCGCTCCTCGCCATCGTGGCTGCCGACGTAGTAGGTGCCGGAGGTCGGCTTCAGATCGGGGCCGTAGGTGGTGGTGAAGCGGGCAGACTGGAGGTTGTCGGGGAACAGAGATTTTCGGAGAGCGGTCTGCACGGCGAGCGCTTCCGCCTTTTGCTCGGGGGTTTGCTCGTCCGAGGTCGCCACGAGCTTGGAGTCAAGGCCGTAGTCCTTGATGACCTGATCGGCGAGCTTCCTACGGTCGGAGGACCGCAGGGGTGAGAGCGACTTCACCGTAGGCTTCTTTTTGAACATTTTCGCAAGATGGCGGGTTGCGGTTGGTTGGTAGGTTGTTGGGTGAGTGATCGGGAAGTGGTGAATGAATATCCACTCAAATACAGCGACTCAAAGGGACCTTCAGCAGCTGACGTCATCCGCCAAACGCTTCAGTGAGATTGTCATTGCGTAATAATTTCGCTGTATTTGTTTCCACGGCAAAATTATTGATAAACACCAGAACAATGTCGGGTAAGGTCCTTCACTAGTTGGAATCTCGTAGCATACTATTGAAAATGTGCCTCTGTTGAATGTACAGGTCTTGGTGTTGCTGATGAAGAGCTTGGCAAGGAAGCCGGCCTTTGACGCGATAATTGAGCAGAGCAGACAGGGATCAGATCGCGAGCTCACTAAGCGCAAAAAGAATTAGGAACTCCCAGGTTCTAAGACTCAACTCGCTTCCAATAAATAGCATTTCTGTACCAAGGAGTACTATACGCTGTATTCTAGTAGCCACCGAGGTCTGCAAGGTCGTCTCTTCTCGACTTGCTCTTCAGGTCAAGGTACGGCTTCTCTCCAACTCCAGATCCTCTGCATCCATGCCTAGATTGCCATTTTATACTTAGACAAAGTCTAGCTACAACTCCAAGATGACGCGGAGTTAGAAAAATAATCTACATCACAGACAACACTGGTTCTAATCTCCGGATCAATACACCATCGCCAATGCTCATCATGTCACCACACTCCCATGCCATGCGGCCATTCTGCGTCAGCCACCAAGGACATGACCCATTCATTGACCAATAAGAGTCTGATTACCTGATGTGGCTTAGTGTCTTTTTCGGATCCGCCATCTCGCCCGGTCCGCCGGGCGGGTCTGGCAATGGTGCCCGGACCGGAAAGACACCAAAGCCTGCATCTGGGGTCAGCTGGCACCAGGCCTTACCGACCGTCGTGTTTCTGAAACGCGATTCGCACTTCCAGCTCATCCGGGACACACTTTAAGCATTTCCACACGGCAGCGTGAGAGAAAGCCACCTAACAACTCGTAAACACACCGCATTCCGCTCTTCGACAGGCTTCCACACAGCACTCAATTTTCATCTCGTCTCGGGTGATGGAGACGTGAGGGAAAACGATGGCGTCCCCTTCGCACGATGGCGTCCGCTTCCAGCAGCTCGCCTCTGGGCGGAGCACGCCGAGATCGTCCTTTGACTCTcactcggcggcgcccgaCCCTcacgacgccgatgacgaggccTTCGCCCTCCTGTCGGCCGATGCGTCTCTGATGTCGGACGACGATATCGAGATGG includes these proteins:
- a CDS encoding RNA binding protein ligatin, whose protein sequence is MFKKKPTVKSLSPLRSSDRRKLADQVIKDYGLDSKLVATSDEQTPEQKAEALAVQTALRKSLFPDNLQSARFTTTYGPDLKPTSGTYYVGSHDGEERRVLWFQMEGIVYPTVYTLWANPDIVPLLHTPGIVVKKLQGGADLMTPGLFGGPPFPDKAKKGAVVAVASLENPSVPVAVGACEIDVSALQNVRGAKGHAVKNLHWADDEMWGFSIDNKPGRRAPEEIAGWLKVLEARGLVESLSGLSLDGPDEDGGVSLEDDATADDAGPAAPPEDDVIPDFTQPEIDEAFRKSFLFGIHQHKSSNSPPNYGLVFPLSQSYVMSTLIQPFLPAHTPRQAQQLQIKKTSWKNIKKFIKSLDKEGLLKSKEKGQETVVTEVKFENPAIVDFKPYRLPKKETAGGTSLGRGEKATSKVDVGGDDAVGQKLQIVSYFKPTSKLQPIFDSASKSLFTQSEVRNAVTAYIEGENLVSETNKRIVKLNPILANGVFTGSGSADKDALAKGTVARDTLIDRVLSGMSTSYAIVRNGTDPGSVKARSGSPPKIRITLETRSGNKTVTAVSGLEPYHISPKPLADELRKVCAGSASVEPLAGAAKKTEAQVMEVMVQGPQQAAVVKALQKRGVETRWMDLVDKTKGKKR